In Paludibaculum fermentans, the genomic stretch TGGCCAGGTTGCGAGCATTGGGGCCGATCGAGTTCGAAAAGAGCAACTGGGATGGACGGAGAGCTTCCAGGGAAACGCGCCACAGCATCGTCTCATACAGATAGCTGGAATCTTCCACCGGAACACCGGCCACGCGCAGGTCGAGCAACTCTTGCAGCGGCATCCGGTCGCGCTGCTCCGGCAGGCCCACGACGATCATGGAAGGCTTGTGTTCCTCGTAGATCGGGAGGAGATCGCAGACCTGACCCAAATACGGCACTTGCCGGGTGAACTCCTCCTCGGCCTGAACATCCGAGAGGTAGCCCACACAGCTCATCCCAAACTGCGGCTTCTCGTGGATAGTTTTCACGATCGCCTTCACCAGATTGTTGGCACCCAGGAAGAGGATGCGCTGGCGGTTGTGGCTGCGTATAAAGAGCAGGTCGTAGGCGAAGCGCCACGCGGGCAATATCGCCAGGGCCAGGCCGCTGCCGACCATCATGTGCCAGCGGCCCAGCACCATGTCCTTGGAAACGTAGCTGGCCAAGGACTGCGCGAGAAAAGCCATGCCCAAGACCAGGCAGTACTGCTGGACGAGGCGAAGCCTGGAGATCACCCGCAGTTCGGAGTAGAGATCGTTCAGGTACACGCCGAGGAGGACGCTGGCGACAACAAAAAGCACTCGCTCCATGCCGCCGTCGTAGAACAGGAAGATGTCCAGACTGTCGGGCCCGACCAGTGCATACGCGCCGATGTAGCAGGCAAACACTAACAAGGTCTCCGATAGGAGCAATCCAACGACGGAGGCTGGAATGAAAACTTTGAAAATCCGGATCATCCGTGGGCTTTCACCTGTATCAGCAGATAGTAAGTCTACCATGTATGCCCTTGCCAAGAGATGTCACTTGGGTCTATAACCCGTTGGATCAAGGACCTTTTCAGTCCTGGTTTAAGTGCATGAAGAATCACGCCTCTTTGCGGTTGACGAGCTCAGTTGCGGGTGGTACTTTGGATGTGGGACTGAATTAGTCCGAGATACTCACCCATGCTGAAGCTGACCAAGAAAGCGGACTACGGGCTGATCAGCCTGCGTCACCTGGCTGTACACGGCCGGAACCGCTCGGCCAGCGCCAAGGAACTGGCGGAAGCCTTCCGGATCCCCGTTCCGGTACTCTCAAAGGTACTTCAGAAGCTCGTCCGTGAGGGATTCCTCATCTCCGAACAGGGAACGAACGGCGGCTACCGTCTTTCCCGGGATCCTTCAACGATCACTGCCCTGGAAGTGATCCGGGCGATTGACGGTCCCATCATTTTAACCACGTGCTTCACAGAGCACGGGGAGTGCGATCTTTCCGATCAATGTACTGTGCGGGAACCACTTCGCCGAGTGCATGAAGGAATCCTTCGCCTGCTCGACAGCATCAGCATTACAGACCTGTCGGCTGACGAAGAACCGCCCCAATCGGCGCGTGCCGTCAAGACCGGGGTCCTCTCCCTGCCCGTACTGGCCAGTTAGGAACTAAGGAAACGCTTTCGATGCTCAAATTCCCGATTTACCTGGACAATCACGCTACCACCCCCATGGACCCCAAGGTCCTGGAGGCGATGATGCCATACTTCCTCGACAGCTTTGGCAACGCAGCCAGCCGCAACCACTCGTTTGGGTGGGTGGCCGAGGAGGCCGTGGAACATGCGCGCAAACAGCTGGCCGATGTGATCGGGGCGAACTCGAAGGAGATCGTCTTCACCAGCGGGGCCACGGAATCGAACAATCTGGCCATCAAAGGCGTGGCGGAGATGTATGCCCAGAAGGGCAACCACATTATCACCGCGGCCACTGAGCATAAGGCGATCCTCGATACCTGTAAACGGCTGGAAAAGCACGGCGCGCGGGTGACTTACCTGCCCGTGCAGACGAACGGCCTTGTCGATCTGGACCAACTGCGTGAAGCCATCACGGACAAAACGATCCTGGTGAGCATCATGTACGGCAACAACGAGATCGGCACGATCCAGGACATCCAGGCGATTGGCAAGATCTGCAAGGAAAAGGGCGTCCTTTTCCACACCGATGCCACCCAGGCTGTCGGCAAGATCCCGGTCAACGTCATCTCGGACAACATCGACCTGCTGTCGTTTACCGCGCACAAAATGTACGGACCCAAGGGTGTTGGCGCCCTGTACGTGCGCCGCAAGA encodes the following:
- a CDS encoding RrF2 family transcriptional regulator — translated: MLKLTKKADYGLISLRHLAVHGRNRSASAKELAEAFRIPVPVLSKVLQKLVREGFLISEQGTNGGYRLSRDPSTITALEVIRAIDGPIILTTCFTEHGECDLSDQCTVREPLRRVHEGILRLLDSISITDLSADEEPPQSARAVKTGVLSLPVLAS
- a CDS encoding IscS subfamily cysteine desulfurase codes for the protein MLKFPIYLDNHATTPMDPKVLEAMMPYFLDSFGNAASRNHSFGWVAEEAVEHARKQLADVIGANSKEIVFTSGATESNNLAIKGVAEMYAQKGNHIITAATEHKAILDTCKRLEKHGARVTYLPVQTNGLVDLDQLREAITDKTILVSIMYGNNEIGTIQDIQAIGKICKEKGVLFHTDATQAVGKIPVNVISDNIDLLSFTAHKMYGPKGVGALYVRRKSPRVQLTAQMDGGGHERGMRSGTLNVPGIVGFGAAAAICKDVMVEESARHAFLRDKLKDVLMAELDETYINGTMEHRLPHNLNISFAYVEGESLLMGINDIAVSSGSACTSATLEPSYVLKALGAGDDLAHSSIRFGIGRFTTEEEVDYTAAKVIDVVRKLRELSPLYDMVKEGIDLSKVEWSAH
- a CDS encoding sugar transferase encodes the protein MFACYIGAYALVGPDSLDIFLFYDGGMERVLFVVASVLLGVYLNDLYSELRVISRLRLVQQYCLVLGMAFLAQSLASYVSKDMVLGRWHMMVGSGLALAILPAWRFAYDLLFIRSHNRQRILFLGANNLVKAIVKTIHEKPQFGMSCVGYLSDVQAEEEFTRQVPYLGQVCDLLPIYEEHKPSMIVVGLPEQRDRMPLQELLDLRVAGVPVEDSSYLYETMLWRVSLEALRPSQLLFSNSIGPNARNLAIQRLYSTVISLIGLLIALPVMAIVWVLVRVTSPGKALYSQRRVGINGKEFFVYKFRSMYIDAEARTGAVWAQKNDPRVTPLGYWLRKLRLDELPQFFNVIRGDMAIVGPRPERPEFVKVLSEKIPFYNQRHAILPGITGWAQINHKYGDTVEDTITKLEYDLYYLKHLSLSLDMYIIFHTAKVMLLSKGSQ